A stretch of the Gracilinanus agilis isolate LMUSP501 chromosome 4, AgileGrace, whole genome shotgun sequence genome encodes the following:
- the MAP1LC3C gene encoding microtubule-associated proteins 1A/1B light chain 3C produces the protein MQPQQKSQSLRPFKQRKSLATRKEEVAGIRAKFPSKIPVIVERYQKEKYLPPLDKTKFLVPQELTMTQFLTIIRSRMVLTATEAFYLLVNNKSLASMSVTMAEIYKDYKDEDGFVYMTYASQEMFGSSLLMASSELQQSSGRGSCKHLQPTSS, from the exons ATGCAGCCTCAGCAGAAAAGCCAGTCCCTTCGACCTTTCAAGCAACGGAAAAGCTTAG CAACCAGAAAAGAGGAAGTTGCTGGAATCCGGGCAAAGTTCCCAAGCAAGATACCG GTGATAGTTGAACGTTATCAGAAGGAGAAATATCTTCCCCCGCTGGACAAAACCAAATTCCTCGTTCCCCAGGAGCTGACCATGACTCAGTTTCTAACTATCATTAG GAGTCGCATGGTTCTGACAGCCACTGAAGCCTTTTATCTCCTGGTGAACAATAAGAGTTTAGCAAGCATGAGTGTGACTATGGCAGAGATCTACAAGGATTACAAGGATGAAGATGGTTTTGTGTATATGACATATGCCTCTCAGGAGATGTTTGGCAGCTCATTGCTAATGGCCAGCAGTGAGCTGCAACAGAGCTCTGGCCGGGGCTCCTGCAAACACCTTCAGCCCACATCCAGTTAG